gaaaagatgaagATGGGCagaagaacagacactggacagaggaactctgcctagaatgccagcatcccgtagtcgccccttcactgttgacattgagactggtgttttgcgggtactatttaatgaagctgccagttgatgacttgtgaggcgtctgtttctcaaactagacactaatgcacttgtcctcttgctcagttgtgcactgcggcctctcactcctctttctattctggttagagccagtttgttctgtgaagggaatagtacacagtgttgtaccagatcttcagtttcttggcaagttCTCGCATAGAATagacttcatttctcagaacaagaatagactggcgagtttcagaagaaaggtctttgtttctgggcattttaagcctgtaatcgaacccacaaatgctgatactcaactagtctaaaggtggccagttgtattgcttcttaaAATCagcagaacagttttcagctgtgctaacataattgcaaaagggctttctaatgatcaattagccttttaaaatgagaaacttggattagctgacaacgtgccattggaacacaggagtgatggttgctgataatgggcctccgtacacctatgtagatattccatttaaaatctgcaatttccagctacaatagtcatttacaacattaacaatgtctgcactgtatttctgatcaattttatgttattttaaatgcgcaaaaaaaaagtgcttttctttcaaaaacatggacatttctaggtgaccccaaacttttgaaaggtagtgtatatacagttgcaaaaatgtctaaaaacctgttttttctttgtcattatggtgtattgtgtgtagattgagggggggaaacaatttaatccattttagaataaggctgtaatgtaacaaaatgtgaaaagagtcaaggggtctgattactttctgaATGAACTGTAGGCTAATGAAGGTCAGCAAAAGTGCACATACAGTTCAATTAAAGTCATTCAACAAGACCAAACAATTACATTTGTAAATCCAAATTAACTaaattaaaatataattttacaGAACATTTAATGTGATAGTGTGATGCTGAAAAACTGAAACAATCATATACAATTTATTAAAGTTCTGTTATTATTTTCTTGTCAGGTTGCTCACTAAGAAATATTGTACGTTGGTTTCTGCTGTGACACAGTGAAATAACAGAGACAATAAAAGGGTGTGTGTTGTATCACTTACAGGTGCTACAATCTTGCCAGTCTGGCCGACCTGCATGTCATTGGGGACGTAGACAGCATCCACAGCAGCTCTGGAAGCCCCCACTGCATTCACAACATACAGCAGGTTATTAATACACATGATCATACCATGCAGTTACATACAGACAACTGACCACATGAAgagcacactcacacactttccGCTGTCCCTCACACATGCACCCACTCACTCAAAgattctcgctctccttctctctgatgTACACACACATCGTTATTTATACCTGCAGCGCCCATTTTGTCAGCGAGGTCATACAGCAGTTTGAAGTTCTCACCGCTCTTCAGCCCTCGTCCTAATGGGACAAAGAAATCAAGTGTTTGGTCACAATGACCTAACAGAATGAGAGGCCAGGGAATGTGAATGACACATTGGCTGAAGCAGTCAGCCCTTACCTCCGGACACCACCACTTTGGCACTAGTGAGCTCTGGTCGATCGCTCTTGGTCAGGCTCTGCTCAAGCCATTCTGACATCCCCGCAGGAGAGGGTGAGGCAACTGCAACAGAACGGACAGACATAACAAAAACTAAATATCAAAACGCAGTCAAATTAAATATGCAAAATATTCTTTAGACTAGCATCTGAATATGCTGCTCGCGAGCCATAATCAGGTATTGAAAACATGAATACCTGTtatgatgagagacagagaaaggttaATGAGTGGTGCTGCTGTCAACAGTGTAATGGAAGAGTACTGTACCCTGTTCAGTAGCAGCACTGCCTCCCCCCACAGCAGCAGGTTCAAAGGAAGTTCCCCTCACTGTGAACACCTTGACTTTCTCATTGCACTTCACTGTGGCCAGGGCATTACCTGTAGCaaagacaacacatacagtaacaCCACATACAATGTGTTTGCTTGGTTATATTGAGATatattctttatttattttaatttaattctTTAATTAAAAACATGAAAGAACAGACTTGCATTGTAATTATTTGCATTGTAAGAACTTGCATTGTATGAAGCTAGGGCGGTTCCTGGCATATGCATTGTAAATTACTAATTGGACTGTCTGACAACACCAAAACATCTAAGTGTAAGACCTTTCTCAAAAATGCAGCAgcattaaaaaaaacaaacactGAATTACCAACCAGGAAGAGTCAGGCTCTTGCCAAAGTTTAAGTGGATAATTTTAAATCAGACCCATCTATATTTTATGATTATAATGTGCCCAATCAAAATATGATCTGAGCTTATTCTTCTTCAGGGAGGCTTTTAGTCTTTCAGACTGACAGCTGGGATGACTAGGGTGGATCTCTGTAGTCATTAAGAGGtcagaaacaacaacaacatgaactACTATAGCCTCATCACTTTACTAATGAATATAGAACAATCATCTCCATTTAACCCCTGACCCCAGCCCATTAGCAGAGCACTACACCAATACTGAAATCTATCCAATCATTTATTCTGTTGCTTACATATGCATTATAGGTTGTGCTAAGAACAGGCCTGCAGCGATAAGAAACTATGTTGTAATGCATAATAATTAGTGTGCTTACAAAATATTTGGGGTCATTTTATACCTCAATGGAATAGTTGTTAATTATAAAAGATATTACAACAGGAATCTCACCAGCGTAAATGGTTCTAACGAAGGTGTCTTGAGATTTGACCTCGGTGATGTCAGAGAGAGTTGCAACA
The sequence above is a segment of the Salvelinus alpinus chromosome 33, SLU_Salpinus.1, whole genome shotgun sequence genome. Coding sequences within it:
- the LOC139563154 gene encoding electron transfer flavoprotein subunit alpha, mitochondrial-like isoform X2; this encodes MFTAINRRSLGQLPCLGQRFQSTLVITEHNNNQLTPITLNAITAASKVGGEVTCLVAGTNCAKVADQTSKVQGVKKILVAQHDCYKGLLPEELTPLILATQKQFNFTHICAGASAFGKNLLPRVSAKLDVATLSDITEVKSQDTFVRTIYAGNALATVKCNEKVKVFTVRGTSFEPAAVGGGSAATEQVASPSPAGMSEWLEQSLTKSDRPELTSAKVVVSGGRGLKSGENFKLLYDLADKMGAAVGASRAAVDAVYVPNDMQVGQTGKIVAPDNDPTPPGCVRDI